TCGCTTATGGAGGAGCTTTCGCTGTTCGAGCAGTCGCACGATCCGCTCGACTTGCGCGCATCCGGATTCGCGCACAACGTGATTCCGCAAATCGGCAGTTTCGCGGACGACGGCTGCTGCGGCGAAGAAACCAAAATCATCCGCGAGCTGAAGAAAATCCTCGGCGCGGACGAAATGCATGTCTCCGCGGCCTCGGCGCGCGTGGACGCGATCGTCGGCCACAGCATGAACGTGTGGGTTACGCTCGGCCGCGATGCATCTATTGAGGAAGTGGAAGCCGCGCTCAAGTCCGCGTTCGCGATCGATTACTTCCCGAATTCCAAACCGGTCTGCCCCACGCCGGTTTCCGCGTCGCGCCCCGGATACGATCTCGTCCAGGTAGGGCGGCTGCGCCGCGTGCACGGGACGGAAAACGAATTCGCATTCTTCAACTGCGCAAATAATTTGCGCATCGGCGCGGCGCTCAACGCAATCCGCATCGCGCGGAATTTGATCGGCGCGGGCGCGACCGCCTCGCACGCATAAAGGAAAACAAATGAACGCACCATTCGGAAAAGTGGTAACGGCCGTCATAACTCCATTCACCGAGGGGGGGGCGGAAATAGACTACGTAGCGGTCGAAAGGCTTGCCGCTCATTTGTGCCCGGAGCACACCGACAGCGTCGTAGTATGCGGAACGACAGGCGAAGGCCCGACAATCACCCGCACCGAAAAACTTGCGCTTTGGGAATACTGGCTAGGCGCGGCGCCGGAGGGAATAAAGATTATCGCCAATACCGGCACGAACAACACCGCGGAGTCGGTCGAGCTTACGCAGAAGGCGAAGCGAATCGGCGTCCACGCGGCGATGGCGGTTATGCCCTATTACAACAAGCCGAACTTTGACGGCCAGATCGCGCACTTCACCGCGGTCGCCGACTGCGGGCTGCCCGTGATGCTGTACAACGTGCCCGGTCGCACCGGCGGCAAGCTTCTGCCCGAGGCCGCGTGCGAGCTTTCGAAGCATCCGAACATCGTCGCGATTAAGGAAGCCGCGGGCGATCCACTGCTTGTCACTTATTTCAAAGAGAACGCCACACCGGGATTCGCGGTGTACAGCGGCGACGACCCGCTGACTTACGAGATGTGCAAACTCGGCGGCGCGGGAGTGGTCAGCGTCGCAAGCCACCTGGTCGGCCGCGAAATCCGCGAGATGATAGACGCGGTGCAATCCGGAGACGACGCGAAAGCGAAGGCCATTCACGAGCGGCTGACGCCGCTGTTCGACGCAATTTTCGTCACGACGAATCCGATTCCGATAAAAACCGCGTGCGCGATGCTGGGACTGTGCGATGAGGAATTCCGGCTGCCGATGACGCGGATGCGGGACGCGGAGCGCAACGCGCTGGCGGAGTTGATGGGGAAGTTTGGGCTTTTGTAGGGGCGCACTGCGTGCGCCCGAAAAGCGACAAACCGGCCTGACAATCCCACCGTAGGGGCGCACTGCGTGCGCCCGTAAAATAACGCAACGTCAATGCTGCCTGAATTCCTCGTCCGACTCCCAATTCGCGGGATTATCTAAAATGTACTGCTTTATCAAATATAAATCCTTCTCACTCCGTATCACGTGCTCGTAAAATCCCCGCTGCCATACGGCGTGTTTCACTTGCGGATTCAATTCGTTAATCCTTTTCGTCACCGCCGCTTTGAATCCCGCAATGAACGACGACAGCGATTGCGGCTCGCGCCTGACCTTCCCCTTGCGCCGCAGATATCCGATTTCAGAAGCGGATTCCGCAGCGGGTAATCCCGGTCCGGATTTGGTCAGAACCACAATTCCGTGCAGGTGATTAGGCATGACTACAAATTCTTCAAGCGCGATATGCGGGCGCATATTCGCCGATTTGAGCCATTCTTCTTCGACGATTCTGCCCACTTCTGAAAGCAACGATCTGCCATTTTTGATTTTGCCGAAAATGCAGCGTTTTTCATGCGAGCAAATCGTGGCGAAATAATACGCCTGTGTCGAATAGTCCCATGCCTTCAGGCGCACGACTTTACGGTCGGGCAATTCGGACGGCCTTTCCATATTTCAATACTTAGCCGGGCATGGCGGGCGCACGCAGTGCGCCCCTACGGTGGATGGGCAAGCTTTGCACTCTCGCTGGATGTCCTCCCAGCTTCCTTCGAGCACGATGGTTTTGCCGTTCAATGCATCCACATGGAGATTATACCCCGTTTCGGCAAGCGTTACCCCGATAATTATCCTGATTCAGGCGCTACACCGTAGGGGCGCACTGCGTGCGCCGGCAATATTGTCCGGAATCTGGTAACATTTCGGCGGCATTTCATGAAACCTCGCCGCAGAATACGGTTGTTTGTATTCATCGCAATCGCCGCCGCGCTCATTCCGTTCGTAATCTGGCTGAACATGCCGCTGTACCCGGGCCACCTGCCCTGCGAGCCGCCGATAAAGGAGCAGTTGGACCAGCAAATTCGCGACATTGAATATGGAATCACAACCGAGATGCCAATTCCACTTATTATCTACGCCGAAGAGATAAATCGACTTGAAATAACACAAATCGAGCAGTCATTAATTGCCAATGAGTGGAACCTTGGGTATGGCATTCCAACAACATACGGCACATATAAAACACATTATTCAAAGAAATTCGCCGACATAGAAGTAGATTGGGACGATGGGCAGTATAAAGGTAGACAAATGCATGTATTTAGCATTTCATCTGCCTTAAAGGCATACGATATGTCGGGAAATGAAATTAAATCGCACCGCTACGAGCAGGACATTTCGCTGGCGGGGATCGCAAAGGTCGGAGATGATCAAGCCGCTGTAAAGGCGGCACTCGGAAGCAGCGCCGGATTTAGGCTGCCATACGTTTCAGAAATCGGGCAAATTAAAGGCTCGGTC
This is a stretch of genomic DNA from bacterium. It encodes these proteins:
- a CDS encoding transposase, with amino-acid sequence MERPSELPDRKVVRLKAWDYSTQAYYFATICSHEKRCIFGKIKNGRSLLSEVGRIVEEEWLKSANMRPHIALEEFVVMPNHLHGIVVLTKSGPGLPAAESASEIGYLRRKGKVRREPQSLSSFIAGFKAAVTKRINELNPQVKHAVWQRGFYEHVIRSEKDLYLIKQYILDNPANWESDEEFRQH
- the dapA gene encoding 4-hydroxy-tetrahydrodipicolinate synthase — its product is MNAPFGKVVTAVITPFTEGGAEIDYVAVERLAAHLCPEHTDSVVVCGTTGEGPTITRTEKLALWEYWLGAAPEGIKIIANTGTNNTAESVELTQKAKRIGVHAAMAVMPYYNKPNFDGQIAHFTAVADCGLPVMLYNVPGRTGGKLLPEAACELSKHPNIVAIKEAAGDPLLVTYFKENATPGFAVYSGDDPLTYEMCKLGGAGVVSVASHLVGREIREMIDAVQSGDDAKAKAIHERLTPLFDAIFVTTNPIPIKTACAMLGLCDEEFRLPMTRMRDAERNALAELMGKFGLL
- a CDS encoding aspartate-semialdehyde dehydrogenase, producing the protein MKLAIVGATGYVGKEMLSLLDEGYFPQIVALAPIASESSAGTTLECMGKKWTVLPLDEASFAGADVASFSVGDALSKEWVPRILEKYPAIKIVDKSNAFRMDPSVPLVVGGVNDAAVPAGCRLAANPNCTTIQLALSIKPLQDAFGVRRVIVSTYQSVSGGGRECVDSLMEELSLFEQSHDPLDLRASGFAHNVIPQIGSFADDGCCGEETKIIRELKKILGADEMHVSAASARVDAIVGHSMNVWVTLGRDASIEEVEAALKSAFAIDYFPNSKPVCPTPVSASRPGYDLVQVGRLRRVHGTENEFAFFNCANNLRIGAALNAIRIARNLIGAGATASHA